Proteins encoded together in one Kutzneria kofuensis window:
- a CDS encoding IS701 family transposase encodes MVADWSASFEAFLGRFAGRFPRVESRRRMRWYVKGLLAEIERKNGWTLAEAAGDAGPEGMQRLLNFYAWDTDGLRDDVRAAVVERIGDGEQGVLIVDETGFLKKGAHSAGVARQYSGTAGRIENSQIGVFLAYASPRGRALIDRELYLPKDWTDDRDRCRAAGIDDEVEFATKQVLARRMIERALATEVPFGWVTADELYGQDTKFRLWLETVDVPHVVAVPKSAMVVSMHLAKVRVARMIADVADADWQRLSCGDGVRGPRVSDWTAVEIRPLRRRGWGHWLLARRSVSDPTDIAYYVCFGPADTSLAELVRVAGSRWAIEECFQTAKNETGLDHYQARGYQAWYRHVTLSMTALAFLVITRPTVEKGAPLLAMVRP; translated from the coding sequence ATGGTGGCGGACTGGTCGGCGAGCTTCGAGGCGTTTCTGGGCCGGTTCGCCGGCAGGTTCCCCCGAGTGGAGTCGCGGCGCCGGATGCGCTGGTATGTCAAGGGATTGCTCGCCGAGATCGAGCGGAAGAACGGGTGGACGCTGGCCGAGGCCGCCGGGGATGCGGGGCCGGAAGGCATGCAGCGGTTGCTGAACTTCTACGCGTGGGACACCGATGGCTTGCGTGACGACGTGCGTGCCGCGGTTGTGGAACGCATCGGTGACGGTGAGCAGGGGGTGCTCATCGTCGACGAGACCGGCTTTCTGAAGAAGGGTGCCCACTCCGCAGGAGTCGCACGGCAGTACTCGGGCACTGCCGGCCGGATCGAGAACTCGCAGATCGGGGTATTTCTGGCGTATGCCTCACCACGCGGTCGTGCGCTGATTGATCGGGAGTTGTATCTGCCCAAGGACTGGACCGATGATCGTGACCGGTGCCGGGCGGCTGGCATTGATGACGAGGTGGAGTTCGCGACCAAACAGGTGCTGGCCCGCCGGATGATCGAGCGTGCGCTCGCGACGGAGGTGCCGTTCGGATGGGTGACCGCCGACGAGTTGTACGGGCAGGACACGAAGTTCCGGCTGTGGTTGGAGACCGTGGACGTCCCGCATGTGGTGGCGGTGCCCAAGTCGGCGATGGTGGTGTCGATGCACTTGGCCAAGGTCCGGGTTGCGCGGATGATTGCGGACGTCGCGGACGCAGATTGGCAGCGGCTCAGCTGCGGGGACGGAGTTCGTGGCCCTCGGGTGTCGGACTGGACGGCGGTGGAGATCCGGCCGTTGCGCCGGCGGGGTTGGGGGCACTGGCTGCTGGCTCGGCGTTCGGTCAGCGATCCGACCGACATCGCCTACTACGTGTGTTTCGGGCCTGCCGATACCAGCTTGGCGGAGCTGGTTCGTGTCGCGGGCAGCCGCTGGGCGATCGAGGAGTGTTTCCAGACGGCGAAGAACGAGACCGGTCTGGATCACTACCAGGCGCGGGGTTACCAGGCGTGGTACCGGCACGTCACGCTGTCGATGACGGCGTTGGCGTTCCTGGTGATCACACGGCCAACCGTTGAAAAGGGGGCTCCGTTGCTGGCGATGGTCAGACCGTGA
- a CDS encoding HesA/MoeB/ThiF family protein, with product MADLTIMLTASAADAIRAGSGWGWLTLKVSMPDLLAGVSAVSRGNGPKMATDPGPPGHFIHSGDNVPTGCWYRVPALVNMQWLFARMQHGMIEFSRFRELVPAVRSPGGESYLAITHAPECDPEFPEITVPEFVLWRIAPEGAFPLSIILQPVVTGMPALEPHWPVSELADRRVLLVGAGSIGGAAAHALAAYGVGRLHLLDPDRLEWHNLPRHVCGEKHVGRFKVDALRDDLERLRPDTTVKPHTLNVITDADRVRDLLAEVDVLLCAADGVPPRQVVSHLARRAGKTAVLACVLENGGIGEVIRLRPQPDAGCLACRRDALFESDGLRPEPTLDGEYGTGTIHRPMTAVGADLHLVGQFAAKVAVATMLERLGHPDQVLGGEHAVLALRPQPSWSPPFDVRRLGEAKWLPGTAPIAGCPTCEGP from the coding sequence GTGGCTGACCTCACGATCATGCTCACGGCCTCAGCGGCCGACGCGATCCGAGCCGGGTCCGGGTGGGGCTGGCTCACGCTCAAGGTGTCCATGCCGGATCTGCTCGCCGGCGTGTCCGCGGTGTCTCGCGGGAACGGCCCCAAGATGGCCACCGACCCGGGGCCGCCCGGCCACTTCATCCACTCGGGCGACAACGTGCCGACCGGGTGCTGGTACAGGGTGCCGGCGTTGGTGAACATGCAGTGGCTGTTCGCCCGCATGCAGCACGGCATGATCGAGTTCAGTCGATTCCGGGAGCTGGTCCCGGCCGTGCGTAGTCCCGGCGGCGAGAGCTACCTGGCGATCACCCACGCACCCGAGTGCGACCCCGAGTTCCCCGAGATCACGGTGCCGGAGTTCGTGCTCTGGCGGATCGCGCCCGAAGGCGCCTTCCCGTTGTCGATCATCCTCCAGCCCGTGGTCACCGGCATGCCGGCATTGGAGCCGCACTGGCCGGTGTCGGAGCTCGCCGACCGCCGGGTGCTGTTGGTCGGCGCGGGAAGCATCGGCGGCGCCGCGGCCCACGCCCTGGCCGCTTACGGCGTCGGGCGGCTCCATCTGCTCGACCCGGACCGGCTCGAATGGCACAACCTGCCCCGCCACGTCTGCGGCGAGAAGCACGTCGGCCGGTTCAAGGTGGACGCGCTGCGTGACGACCTCGAACGACTCCGCCCGGACACCACGGTGAAGCCGCACACGCTCAACGTGATTACCGACGCCGATCGGGTCCGCGACCTGTTGGCCGAGGTGGACGTCTTGCTGTGCGCCGCGGACGGCGTGCCGCCGCGCCAGGTGGTCAGCCACCTCGCCCGGCGCGCCGGCAAGACCGCGGTCCTCGCATGCGTGCTGGAGAACGGCGGCATCGGCGAGGTCATTCGCCTCCGCCCGCAGCCCGACGCCGGTTGCTTGGCCTGCCGGCGCGACGCGTTGTTCGAGTCCGATGGCCTGCGGCCGGAGCCGACGCTCGACGGGGAGTACGGCACCGGCACGATCCATCGCCCGATGACCGCGGTCGGCGCGGACCTCCACCTGGTCGGGCAGTTCGCGGCGAAGGTCGCCGTGGCCACGATGCTGGAGCGCCTCGGGCACCCGGACCAGGTGCTCGGCGGCGAGCACGCCGTGCTGGCGCTACGCCCGCAGCCGAGCTGGTCGCCGCCGTTCGACGTCCGCCGGCTCGGCGAGGCGAAATGGCTGCCAGGGACCGCGCCGATCGCGGGCTGTCCGACATGCGAGGGGCCGTGA
- a CDS encoding SMODS domain-containing nucleotidyltransferase, whose product MGTNSAFDEFQRTVDADAEQVRLARYRRDVFQLTLGRADDVVEVISSGSLRRSTQLKPVHDVDLIVVYDSQAYPTWGLPGGSSEQALVLTQQRVKDKLGNPNGTVEQWVRRADPRDRAVKCFLDDPDDPTGFTVDAMPVLRKPDGTLLIPSKTEDRWITAHPEFLIDLVRRRQQAWPYFRPMVRVLKQWRLGIGAKPAVKSLVMEVLALTCMPECPTSRAVALSRFFTSAAMLVNEPIVDPAGYCGLIQPDLDTATLRTALEQARDLAAEAVLAEEKGEDAYAKTLWRKILGSGFPAPAASTPKLSTLVIPTYTVHDGPQG is encoded by the coding sequence ATGGGCACCAACTCAGCCTTCGACGAGTTCCAGCGCACCGTCGACGCGGACGCCGAGCAGGTCCGCCTCGCCCGCTACCGCCGGGACGTGTTCCAGCTGACGCTGGGTCGCGCCGACGATGTCGTCGAGGTCATCAGCTCCGGCTCGTTGCGCCGGTCCACGCAGCTCAAGCCGGTGCACGACGTCGACCTGATCGTCGTCTACGACAGCCAGGCATACCCGACCTGGGGCCTGCCCGGCGGGTCCTCCGAGCAGGCGCTGGTGCTGACCCAGCAGCGGGTCAAGGACAAGCTCGGCAACCCGAACGGGACGGTCGAGCAGTGGGTCCGCCGCGCCGATCCCCGCGACCGCGCGGTCAAGTGCTTCCTCGACGACCCCGACGACCCGACCGGGTTCACCGTGGACGCCATGCCTGTACTCCGCAAGCCCGACGGCACGCTGCTGATCCCCAGCAAGACTGAGGACCGCTGGATCACCGCGCACCCCGAGTTCCTCATCGACCTCGTGAGGCGGCGGCAGCAGGCCTGGCCGTACTTCCGGCCGATGGTCCGCGTGCTCAAGCAGTGGCGGCTCGGCATCGGCGCAAAGCCGGCGGTCAAGAGCCTCGTCATGGAGGTGCTGGCGCTGACCTGCATGCCCGAGTGCCCCACCTCGCGGGCCGTCGCGCTGAGCCGCTTCTTCACCAGCGCCGCGATGCTGGTGAACGAGCCGATCGTCGATCCGGCCGGGTACTGCGGCCTCATCCAGCCCGACCTCGACACCGCGACCCTGCGCACCGCGCTGGAGCAGGCGCGGGACCTGGCGGCGGAGGCCGTGCTGGCCGAGGAGAAGGGCGAGGACGCGTACGCCAAGACGCTGTGGCGCAAGATCCTCGGCTCCGGGTTCCCCGCGCCGGCGGCCTCGACGCCGAAGCTGTCGACGCTGGTCATCCCGACCTACACGGTGCACGACGGGCCGCAGGGGTGA
- a CDS encoding IS5 family transposase (programmed frameshift) has translation MTDALSQRLVPDELWALVAPLVPQFTPRRQGGGTTPVDDRAVFTAIVFVLTSGCAWRHLPPSFGVTVPTAHRRFTEWTKAGLWPRVHRAVLDELGGQGLIDWSRVVVDAAAVRAKKGGSLTGPSPVDRGKPGSKIHALSDRAGLPLSVAVSAANTNDAYGLKPLVRAIPAVKSRRGPRRRKPAKLHADKAYDIKELRAWVREQGIAVRIARKDTESSARLGRHRWVIERTIAWLFGYRRLAMRYERKANHFCAFLTLAAALTCFKRLAKAAT, from the exons GTGACGGATGCGTTGTCGCAGCGGCTGGTGCCCGACGAGTTGTGGGCACTGGTCGCGCCGTTGGTCCCACAGTTCACGCCGCGTCGGCAGGGCGGTGGGACGACGCCGGTGGACGACCGGGCGGTGTTCACCGCGATCGTGTTCGTGTTGACCAGCGGCTGCGCCTGGCGGCATCTACCGCCGTCGTTCGGGGTCACAGTGCCGACCGCGCACCGCAGGTTCACCGAGTGGACCAAAGCGGGCCTGTGGCCACGGGTGCATCGGGCGGTCTTGGACGAGTTGGGCGGCCAGGGCTTGATCGATTGGTCGCGGGTGGTGGTGGACGCGGCGGCGGTGCGGGCGA AAAAAGGGGGATCGTTGACCGGTCCGAGCCCGGTCGATCGAGGCAAGCCGGGCTCGAAGATCCACGCGCTGTCCGACCGGGCCGGTCTGCCGTTGTCGGTGGCGGTGTCGGCGGCCAACACCAACGACGCCTACGGGCTCAAACCGTTGGTGCGGGCGATCCCCGCAGTGAAGTCGCGGCGTGGTCCCCGTCGGCGCAAGCCGGCGAAGTTGCACGCGGACAAGGCCTACGACATCAAGGAGTTACGGGCGTGGGTACGCGAGCAGGGGATCGCGGTGCGGATCGCCCGCAAAGACACTGAGTCCAGCGCGCGGCTGGGTCGGCACCGGTGGGTCATCGAACGCACGATCGCCTGGTTGTTCGGGTACCGCCGACTCGCGATGCGGTACGAGCGCAAGGCGAACCACTTCTGCGCGTTCCTGACGTTGGCGGCGGCCTTGACTTGCTTCAAGAGGCTCGCCAAGGCCGCCACGTAA